CTGTTGTAGACAATGACCAGAAAACTCAGACAAGAATAACTACACCAATTTCACAATGACGGCAGAACCCCTTTATTTCGAAACTCCGAAACGAAAGCTGAAGGATCTAATCGTTCCTAAATTCTGCCCATTCACTCTTCTCCCTCTACTTCGAAGCGATGCAGCTCACTCGTGATTATGTAGATAAAGCCATTCATTTGCTTGAAGTTGGAGCAATCGATGAATTTTTAGCCAATTATGTGGCGGAAAATGTTCAATGGGTGATTACAGGCTCAAGCGTCCTTGGTGGCATTTATTCGTCGAGGACTCACTTTATCAATACTGCGATATCAAGGTTAAAATCCTCTTTGGATGGCGATATTCAATGGATAGTAAAAAATGTCATCATTGATGGTTCCGTTGCTGTACTGGAAATGACATCAAAGGCTGTTTCCAAACAAGGGCAACCTTACAATAATCAGTACGTTTGGATATTAGAGTTTAATGGCATAGTGTTTGACAAAGTCCGAGTATATTTTGATGATGTTTTAGTGAATAAGATTATCAAGTAACTTGCACTTGAAACATCAACATCTCCGCCAACATCATGCTTGCGACTGTATGGTTGAGCACCAAAGCTCTTCAATCGATGTTTTGATCGAAATTAGAAAAAAGCATTTTATGAAACCGAACAACTCAAGGATTCAAGGATTTGATCTTCAATGGCCAACATATAATCAGAACACGTGTACTGATATACAGGCCGCTCATGAGTCATTGCAACAGCCTATATATGAAAAAATAGTCTCAACGAAGGCAAGGAAAACGTAAATCATAGTTAAGGAAGAAAAGGTCGTTTTAAAGAACATTTTTTTAAGACTATAGACCTGGAAGGGGACGACAATGCCTCAGAAGCGCAACTGAATTGCAAAACCTGCGGGTGCTCCATAGACGTTTCCATACCTGACTCCATAGACAGGAATCACACGTGGAGAACGATTGAACTCACGTTGATATGCACGCCGACCGTACCTGTCGTTACGATTGTCGCGGCGAATTTCCCTGCGTAGCTGCCTCACTTTCATTTCATGTCGTATTTTATTTTCATAGCTTCTCGCTTCACTAGCTGGGGCTAGAGCACCTGTTGTAGCTCCAATAAGACCAAGGCAAAGAACTGCTTTGATTACTTTGGTGGCATTACTAAAGATCGTCATGGCTGAGGAGTAAATGTTTGGGGTCTTGCCCCCTTGACTTCTTCAAGATCACAGCCTTTCTGGTGAACCCCACTGCACAGCTCTGGTGAAGCACCCAAAAGTTTCTGGTGAGCCTCTGGTGAGAGGCTCAAATGCCTCTCCCAGGCTTCAATCAGCACACGAGGAAGCCGTTGATGCCGAGGCAGCCGGGTCCCCCAGAAACCACCGTTTCTAAGAAGCGGGGTTAAACGCGCTCAATCTTGGTATTTGCTGACTGAGGTGTTGATCGTCAACCATGTAGATCATTCCTGTTGTGGGCTCTCCGACCTACCGTCATGCTTCGATGCCCATAACCACATCAAATCAATCGCCCATGAAAGGCTGATCAATTAATACTGACACTGGCAAAGCGAAAGCAACGGTGTGTGGAATTCGCAGCTTTCAGATTAAAATAGATTTCAAAAAGACATTAAAAGCAAGACTAAAGGCAGTACTTCTATAAGTTGCAGCTTAGATATTACTTTTAAGAATTGAAATACACTGATTTCGAAAAATCAATATCCTGGGCCGCCAGCGAAGTTTTCAATCAAACAGATCAACACTTATGGAATCCTATCCTGGAGATGGCAAGCAAAATCAAGCTTGATGAAACCTGCAAAACAAACGAATGCTTGCTTGAATTTCATCATGAGGATCACTTATCACTAGATGTATCTTTTGGCATTTTGTCGCCAGCGGCACGTTTACCTGCTGAGTTTATGCCAACCTGGTGGGACTTATATGTTGAGCGTTGTGATCAACTCGTACCATCCCAATCTTTTTTCGAAACCATTGACACCAATAATGCTAGTCCCAAATATAAAAAGCGAAACACTTCATTTAGTTGTGCTTTGCCTGATTATCATTATCTCGAATTTGACTTTTTAGAAAATTCAATTCGTCTGGGTGGCGTGTTTCAGAGACTGGACAGCCTAAAGAATGAGGTGCCTCCACAAATGTTGAACGAAATCCTTGATTATTGTCTTATTTTACAAGAGAAGGATAATCGAACGAGTGAGTGTGAGCAAATGTTGAAGGATATCTTTGAGTGTCTTGGCTGTCCATTTTGGATTGGCCTCATGATTGGACGAGGGGACATGATCAAACTCGTTTTTAAATCTTCTGTATCACTTGAAAATATACAACCTAGTTTTTGGCAGTGGTTTTCATCAGACTTTCAGGTTTCATTTAGAAATGCCATAAAATGTCTTTCTGCTCTTGAACAAACTGGTGTACGATGCTGCCTTGATTTATGCTTATCAAAGCCGTCAAACCACCCAAGACTTTGTTTTGAGATCTTCCCGGCTAACCACGTTAAAGAGTCAACGAGTTGGTCTGTTTTGAACTCACTGCAGAGTTGCTTCAACTTAAAAGAGGACTTAATACTGCAGATATGCAATTTATACAATGATCTGCCGCGAGGA
Above is a window of Synechococcus sp. BIOS-E4-1 DNA encoding:
- a CDS encoding nuclear transport factor 2 family protein, producing the protein MQLTRDYVDKAIHLLEVGAIDEFLANYVAENVQWVITGSSVLGGIYSSRTHFINTAISRLKSSLDGDIQWIVKNVIIDGSVAVLEMTSKAVSKQGQPYNNQYVWILEFNGIVFDKVRVYFDDVLVNKIIK